A single genomic interval of Festucalex cinctus isolate MCC-2025b chromosome 16, RoL_Fcin_1.0, whole genome shotgun sequence harbors:
- the prkcq gene encoding protein kinase C theta type isoform X1, producing the protein MRSQVTLLAETRSSLTNPLVVFSRLSGCQPPPPPPPPPPPPPPLPVSHEPGQLVVRRGKPTRRLAHALAAMSPFLRIGFSNFEMEPGLEYHEEVLNPYCAVYMKEAVDTEKGQVYKQKKPTMYPPWSTTFDAHVHRGRIMHVMVKDRTAELKSEATVALDSLATRCKKENGKLEMWLDLKPQGRLLMEARYYLEISDAAGNADGDSEREGLFALHHRRGAIKQAKIHVVKCHEFSATFFPQPTFCSVCKEFVWGLNKQGYQCRQCNAAIHKKCIDKVIAKCTGSAINSKETMIHKERFKIDMPHRFKVYNYKSPTFCEHCGTLLWGLAKQGLKCEECGMNVHHKCQKKVANLCGVNQKLMAEALAIIETKQQAKSTRETDIVSREGPIGVNQPGMIRPSALEMNSATLATPTSKEVQGVSWEGPAVADKPIVEASEEEEEHLYDFPSRDQPKFSIDDFVLHKMLGKGSFGKVFLAELKKSAQFFAIKALKKDVVLMDDDVECTMVERRVLSLAWENPFLTHLHCTFQTKENLFFVMEYLNGGDLMFHIQNCHKFDLHRSTFYAAEIVCGLQFLHSRGIIYRDLKLDNVLLDSEGHIKIADFGMCKEKMLEEARTSTFCGTPDYIAPEILLGQKYNSSVDWWSFGVLLYEMLIGQSPFYGRDEEELFQSIRTDNPAYPRWLTRDTKDILIKLFVREPEERLGVKGNIRLHSFFAATDWKALEQRKVVPPFKPTLTSPSDCSNFDKEFINEKPRLSCADRTLMNSMDQTMFRNFSFVNPGMAHVAARRPAPLTDPIRL; encoded by the exons ATGCGCTCACAAGTCACTCTGCTTGCTGAGACTCGATCGTCACTCACAAACCCTCTTGTGGTCTTCTCTAG GTTATCTGGATgccaacctcctcctcctcctcctcctcctcctcctcctcctcctcctctgcctGTCTCACATGAACCAGGGCAGCTCGTTGTCCGTCGAGGAAAGCCAACACGAAGATTGGCGCACGCACTCGCTGCCATGTCGCCCTTCCTGCGCATCGGCTTCTCCAACTTTGAGATGGAGCCGGGCCTGGAGTACCACGAGGAGGTGCTCAACCCCTATTGCGCCGTTTATATGAAGGAGGCCGTCGATACAG AAAAGGGCCAGGTGTACAAGCAGAAGAAGCCCACCATGTACCCTCCGTGGAGCACCACGTTTGACGCGCACGTGCACCGCGGACGCATCATGCACGTGATGGTGAAGGACCGCACGGCCGAGCTCAAGTCGGAGGCCACCGTGGCGCTGGACTCGCTGGCCACGCGCTGCAAGAAGGAGAACGGCAAGCTGGAgatgtgg TTGGACTTGAAGCCGCAGGGCCGCCTGCTCATGGAAGCCAGATATTACCTGGAGATAAGTG ACGCGGCGGGCAACGCTGATGGAGATTCCGAGCGCGAAGGTCTGTTTGCCCTCCATCATCGGCGTGGCGCCATCAAACAAGCCAAAATTCACGTGGTCAAGTGTCACGAGTTCAGCGCCACCTTCTTCCCGCAGCCCACCTTTTGCTCCGTCTGCAAAGAGTTTGTCTG gggTCTTAACAAGCAAGGTTACCAGTGCAGAC AGTGCAACGCGGCCATCCACAAGAAATGCATCGACAAGGTCATCGCCAAGTGCACGGGCTCGGCCATCAACAGCAAAGAAACCATG ATCCACAAGGAGCGTTTCAAGATCGACATGCCGCACAGGTTCAAAGTGTACAACTACAAGAGCCCCACCTTCTGCGAACACTGCGGGACCCTCCTGTGGGGGCTGGCCAAGCAGGGGCTCAAATGTGAGG AATGTGGCATGAATGTCCACCACAAGTGCCAGAAGAAAGTGGCCAACCTGTGTGGGGTCAACCAGAAGCTGATGGCCGAAGCGCTGGCCATCATCGAGACCAAACAGCAG GCCAAGAGCACCAGAGAAACCGACATCGTCAGTCGGGAAGGTCCCATAGGCGTCAACCAGCCGGGAATGATCCGGCCGAGTGCGCTAGAAATGAATTCAGCAACTTTAGCAACACCTACGAGTAAAG AGGTGCAGGGTGTTTCCTGGGAGGGGCCAGCAGTCGCCGATAAGCCAATAGTCGAGGCatcggaggaggaggaagaacatcttTACGATTTCCCTTCGCGGGATCAGCCCAAGTTCTCCATCGATGACTTTGTCCTGCATAAGATGCTCGGCAAGGGTAGTTTTGGCAAG gTGTTTTTAGCTGAGCTGAAAAAGAGCGCACAGTTTTTCGCCATCAAGGCTCTGAAGAAAGATGTGGTTCTGATGGACGATGACGTGGAGTGTACCATGGTGGAGAGGAGGGTCCTCTCTTTAGCCTGGGAAAACCCCTTCCTCACACACCTGCACTGCACCTTTCAGACCAAG GAGAACCTGTTCTTCGTGATGGAGTACCTGAACGGAGGCGACCTGATGTTCCACATCCAGAACTGCCACAAGTTTGACCTGCACAGATCCAC CTTCTATGCGGCCGAGATCGTCTGCGGCCTTCAGTTCCTGCACTCCAGAGGAATCATCTACAG GGATCTGAAGCTGGACAATGTACTGCTGGACTCGGAGGGGCACATCAAGATTGCGGACTTTGGTATGTGCAAGGAGAAGATGTTGGAGGAGGCCAGGACGTCCACTTTCTGTGGGACGCCGGACTACATTGCTCCGGAG ATCCTGCTAGGCCAGAAGTACAACAGCTCGGTGGACTGGTGGTCGTTTGGCGTGCTACTGTACGAGATGCTCATCGGTCAGTCTCCCTTCTACGGCCGAGACGAGGAGGAGCTCTTTCAGTCCATTCGCACCGACAACCCAGCGTATCCCCGCTGGCTGACCCGAGACACCAAAGACATCCTGATCAAG CTGTTTGTCAGGGAGCCCGAGGAgcggctgggagtgaagggaaACATCAGGCTACACAGCTTCTTCGCCGCCACCGACTGGAAGGCCCTTGAACAGCGGAAGGTGGTGCCGCCCTTCAAGCCAACCTTG ACGTCCCCCAGCGACTGCAGCAATTTTGACAAAGAGTTCATCAACGAGAAGCCACGACTGTCGTGCGCTGATCGGACGCTCATGAACAGCATGGACCAGACCATGTTCCGGAACTTCTCCTTTGTCAATCCGGGCATGGCTCATGTGGCAGCGCGCAGACCCGCCCCCCTCACCGACCCAATCAGACTTTAA
- the prkcq gene encoding protein kinase C theta type isoform X2 yields MEARYYLEISDAAGNADGDSEREGLFALHHRRGAIKQAKIHVVKCHEFSATFFPQPTFCSVCKEFVWGLNKQGYQCRQCNAAIHKKCIDKVIAKCTGSAINSKETMIHKERFKIDMPHRFKVYNYKSPTFCEHCGTLLWGLAKQGLKCEECGMNVHHKCQKKVANLCGVNQKLMAEALAIIETKQQAKSTRETDIVSREGPIGVNQPGMIRPSALEMNSATLATPTSKEVQGVSWEGPAVADKPIVEASEEEEEHLYDFPSRDQPKFSIDDFVLHKMLGKGSFGKVFLAELKKSAQFFAIKALKKDVVLMDDDVECTMVERRVLSLAWENPFLTHLHCTFQTKENLFFVMEYLNGGDLMFHIQNCHKFDLHRSTFYAAEIVCGLQFLHSRGIIYRDLKLDNVLLDSEGHIKIADFGMCKEKMLEEARTSTFCGTPDYIAPEILLGQKYNSSVDWWSFGVLLYEMLIGQSPFYGRDEEELFQSIRTDNPAYPRWLTRDTKDILIKLFVREPEERLGVKGNIRLHSFFAATDWKALEQRKVVPPFKPTLTSPSDCSNFDKEFINEKPRLSCADRTLMNSMDQTMFRNFSFVNPGMAHVAARRPAPLTDPIRL; encoded by the exons ATGGAAGCCAGATATTACCTGGAGATAAGTG ACGCGGCGGGCAACGCTGATGGAGATTCCGAGCGCGAAGGTCTGTTTGCCCTCCATCATCGGCGTGGCGCCATCAAACAAGCCAAAATTCACGTGGTCAAGTGTCACGAGTTCAGCGCCACCTTCTTCCCGCAGCCCACCTTTTGCTCCGTCTGCAAAGAGTTTGTCTG gggTCTTAACAAGCAAGGTTACCAGTGCAGAC AGTGCAACGCGGCCATCCACAAGAAATGCATCGACAAGGTCATCGCCAAGTGCACGGGCTCGGCCATCAACAGCAAAGAAACCATG ATCCACAAGGAGCGTTTCAAGATCGACATGCCGCACAGGTTCAAAGTGTACAACTACAAGAGCCCCACCTTCTGCGAACACTGCGGGACCCTCCTGTGGGGGCTGGCCAAGCAGGGGCTCAAATGTGAGG AATGTGGCATGAATGTCCACCACAAGTGCCAGAAGAAAGTGGCCAACCTGTGTGGGGTCAACCAGAAGCTGATGGCCGAAGCGCTGGCCATCATCGAGACCAAACAGCAG GCCAAGAGCACCAGAGAAACCGACATCGTCAGTCGGGAAGGTCCCATAGGCGTCAACCAGCCGGGAATGATCCGGCCGAGTGCGCTAGAAATGAATTCAGCAACTTTAGCAACACCTACGAGTAAAG AGGTGCAGGGTGTTTCCTGGGAGGGGCCAGCAGTCGCCGATAAGCCAATAGTCGAGGCatcggaggaggaggaagaacatcttTACGATTTCCCTTCGCGGGATCAGCCCAAGTTCTCCATCGATGACTTTGTCCTGCATAAGATGCTCGGCAAGGGTAGTTTTGGCAAG gTGTTTTTAGCTGAGCTGAAAAAGAGCGCACAGTTTTTCGCCATCAAGGCTCTGAAGAAAGATGTGGTTCTGATGGACGATGACGTGGAGTGTACCATGGTGGAGAGGAGGGTCCTCTCTTTAGCCTGGGAAAACCCCTTCCTCACACACCTGCACTGCACCTTTCAGACCAAG GAGAACCTGTTCTTCGTGATGGAGTACCTGAACGGAGGCGACCTGATGTTCCACATCCAGAACTGCCACAAGTTTGACCTGCACAGATCCAC CTTCTATGCGGCCGAGATCGTCTGCGGCCTTCAGTTCCTGCACTCCAGAGGAATCATCTACAG GGATCTGAAGCTGGACAATGTACTGCTGGACTCGGAGGGGCACATCAAGATTGCGGACTTTGGTATGTGCAAGGAGAAGATGTTGGAGGAGGCCAGGACGTCCACTTTCTGTGGGACGCCGGACTACATTGCTCCGGAG ATCCTGCTAGGCCAGAAGTACAACAGCTCGGTGGACTGGTGGTCGTTTGGCGTGCTACTGTACGAGATGCTCATCGGTCAGTCTCCCTTCTACGGCCGAGACGAGGAGGAGCTCTTTCAGTCCATTCGCACCGACAACCCAGCGTATCCCCGCTGGCTGACCCGAGACACCAAAGACATCCTGATCAAG CTGTTTGTCAGGGAGCCCGAGGAgcggctgggagtgaagggaaACATCAGGCTACACAGCTTCTTCGCCGCCACCGACTGGAAGGCCCTTGAACAGCGGAAGGTGGTGCCGCCCTTCAAGCCAACCTTG ACGTCCCCCAGCGACTGCAGCAATTTTGACAAAGAGTTCATCAACGAGAAGCCACGACTGTCGTGCGCTGATCGGACGCTCATGAACAGCATGGACCAGACCATGTTCCGGAACTTCTCCTTTGTCAATCCGGGCATGGCTCATGTGGCAGCGCGCAGACCCGCCCCCCTCACCGACCCAATCAGACTTTAA